The following are from one region of the Mesorhizobium sp. B4-1-4 genome:
- a CDS encoding response regulator — protein MFIPNLLSTESGSEGVVRARIVIVEDEPDLRDAVAEYLGAAGYDVATAETAAAARSLVETQAFHLAILDIAMPGEDGLSLGRWLRSKMPIGIIYATAAGTAIDRIVGLELGADDYIVKPYELREVLARVRSVLRRVPQPTELGDRKARTERRSVAFGPFQADLDGRLVTGANGAVIDMAKSEFDVLEVFLTRANRLLTRAAISEAIGFTEDPESSRAVDIRIMRLRKKIETDPANPKFLRTVRGEGYIFSLPARDGN, from the coding sequence ATGTTTATACCCAATCTACTTTCCACTGAAAGTGGGAGCGAAGGCGTCGTGCGGGCAAGAATTGTCATCGTCGAGGACGAGCCTGACCTGAGGGACGCGGTCGCCGAATATCTTGGCGCCGCCGGCTATGACGTTGCGACCGCCGAAACCGCGGCCGCGGCACGCAGCTTGGTCGAAACGCAGGCGTTCCATCTGGCCATCCTCGACATCGCCATGCCGGGCGAAGACGGGCTGTCGCTCGGCCGCTGGCTGCGCTCGAAAATGCCGATCGGCATCATCTACGCGACCGCCGCAGGCACCGCGATCGACCGCATCGTCGGGCTGGAACTCGGCGCCGACGACTATATCGTCAAGCCATATGAGCTGCGCGAGGTGCTGGCCAGGGTCCGCAGCGTGCTGCGCCGTGTTCCGCAGCCGACGGAGCTGGGGGACAGGAAAGCCAGGACGGAGCGCCGCTCCGTCGCTTTCGGCCCCTTCCAGGCCGATCTCGACGGCAGGCTGGTCACCGGCGCCAACGGCGCGGTGATCGACATGGCCAAGAGCGAGTTCGACGTCCTGGAGGTTTTCCTGACCCGCGCCAACCGGCTGCTGACACGCGCCGCGATCTCGGAAGCGATCGGCTTCACCGAGGATCCGGAATCGTCGCGCGCCGTCGACATCCGCATCATGCGCCTGAGGAAGAAGATCGAGACAGACCCGGCCAACCCGAAATTCCTGCGCACGGTGCGCGGCGAAGGCTATATCTTCTCGTTGCCGGCCCGCGACGGCAATTGA
- a CDS encoding flavin monoamine oxidase family protein: protein MTHEPERTDVVIVGAGFTGLSAALELKAAGIGFLLLEARDRVGGRVEARQNGLGERIDSGGQFLCEDMPEVMALARARGKTFVETYVEGGFITHPSMSARDAKRTYHGAMAIRDRMNGIEPDDPSIAGMSVATWLEHQHDPTDAKAAFRSMIEGLWCLAADKVPLWYLIDNDRRITNEVPELQYFLRETMQSLAEDLAGDLGGRVRLGQPVTRIEHGPQGVRVVSGHGVIEAREVLVALPPATAAKLAFAPALPTALQRALGAWESGAVIKILVRYAKPFWRQRGLSGMVMWRDLPGLFACDVSKDAEHAALVVFVGGPLALRWRALGEAELRAEVTARLADALGPDAAGIADFSLRDWIEDRWSGGAYSDLIVDVTARDAERTILGGAPRVHFAASELSPSFPAYVEGAIIAGRIAARRIVSGLQSAIATRASGS, encoded by the coding sequence TTGACGCACGAACCGGAAAGAACCGACGTCGTTATCGTCGGCGCCGGCTTCACCGGCCTGTCGGCGGCACTTGAGTTGAAGGCAGCCGGCATCGGTTTCCTGCTGCTCGAAGCGCGCGACCGCGTCGGCGGGCGGGTCGAGGCCCGACAGAACGGGCTCGGCGAACGGATCGACAGCGGCGGCCAGTTCCTCTGCGAGGACATGCCGGAAGTGATGGCGCTGGCCAGGGCGCGCGGCAAGACATTCGTCGAGACCTATGTCGAAGGCGGGTTCATCACGCATCCGTCGATGTCGGCCAGGGACGCCAAGCGGACCTATCACGGCGCAATGGCGATCCGCGATCGCATGAACGGGATCGAGCCGGACGACCCCTCAATAGCCGGCATGAGCGTCGCCACCTGGCTGGAGCATCAGCACGATCCCACCGATGCCAAGGCGGCCTTCCGCTCGATGATCGAAGGCTTGTGGTGCCTGGCGGCGGACAAAGTGCCGCTCTGGTACCTGATCGACAATGACCGGCGCATCACCAACGAGGTGCCTGAGCTGCAGTATTTCCTGCGCGAGACCATGCAATCACTGGCCGAGGATCTGGCTGGCGACCTCGGGGGCCGGGTGCGGCTCGGCCAACCGGTCACGCGCATCGAGCACGGGCCGCAAGGGGTTCGCGTTGTTTCAGGCCATGGCGTGATCGAAGCGCGCGAAGTGCTGGTCGCGCTGCCGCCGGCGACGGCCGCCAAGCTCGCCTTCGCACCCGCTTTGCCAACGGCTCTCCAGAGAGCGCTTGGCGCTTGGGAGAGCGGCGCGGTGATCAAGATCCTGGTGCGCTATGCCAAGCCTTTCTGGCGGCAGCGGGGTCTGAGCGGCATGGTGATGTGGCGCGATCTGCCGGGGCTGTTTGCCTGCGACGTCAGCAAGGACGCGGAGCACGCAGCGCTCGTCGTTTTCGTCGGTGGACCGCTGGCGTTGCGCTGGCGAGCGCTGGGCGAGGCGGAGCTACGTGCGGAAGTGACGGCCAGGCTCGCAGATGCGCTCGGCCCCGACGCGGCGGGCATTGCCGACTTCAGCTTGCGCGACTGGATAGAGGATCGTTGGAGCGGTGGCGCCTACAGTGATCTTATCGTCGACGTAACGGCGCGGGATGCCGAGCGCACAATTCTTGGCGGCGCGCCACGAGTTCATTTCGCCGCTTCGGAACTGTCGCCGTCATTCCCGGCTTATGTCGAGGGCGCCATCATTGCAGGGCGCATCGCGGCGCGCAGGATCGTCTCCGGACTTCAGTCCGCCATCGCCACCAGGGCCTCGGGATCGTAG
- a CDS encoding aromatic ring-hydroxylating oxygenase subunit alpha, producing the protein MTPHLRDVAIPNDWDRRGLPGWSYHSDALLELEKEHVFRNHWQIAGHISDIPNAGDYLTMDVVGERALIVRGKDGVVRGFNNMCRHRGSRVVADSQGNCKNALVCPFHGWVYNLDGTLRGAARPRSFPDLDKTEFGLMQLDLEIWMGFIFIRFRNSGPQPSVAELMRPIETEFAHYKAADMVPSRGIWTQKTPVNWKSVRDVDNEGYHVAMAHPALQDLYGATYFDEPFINGVSRSFATYNPHAGRRWSVRNYVKIAPEPTHLPEHLKKAWVYYGIFPNAVLSVMPESVQFYQEFPLSTGETLLRGAIYRYRDESREQAAARYLSFRIDRDTMSEDVQLSVWSNESMLSEAFGGFYLSDLEYGVRTHHDHLRKMLPVLGLETAPEEKDMWNLNDALRSRGKAANLPP; encoded by the coding sequence ATGACCCCGCACCTCCGTGACGTGGCGATCCCTAACGATTGGGACCGGCGGGGCCTGCCGGGCTGGAGTTACCATTCCGACGCCCTTCTCGAACTCGAGAAGGAGCATGTCTTCCGCAACCATTGGCAGATCGCCGGACACATCAGCGACATCCCGAATGCCGGCGACTACCTGACCATGGACGTGGTGGGCGAACGCGCCTTGATCGTACGCGGCAAGGACGGCGTCGTGCGCGGCTTCAACAATATGTGCCGTCACCGCGGCAGCCGCGTCGTCGCCGACAGTCAGGGCAATTGCAAGAACGCGCTGGTGTGCCCCTTTCATGGCTGGGTCTACAATCTCGACGGCACGCTGCGTGGCGCCGCGCGCCCGCGCTCCTTCCCCGATCTCGACAAGACCGAGTTCGGCCTGATGCAGCTCGATCTGGAAATTTGGATGGGCTTCATCTTCATCCGCTTCCGCAATAGCGGGCCCCAGCCTTCGGTCGCCGAGCTTATGAGGCCGATCGAGACCGAATTCGCGCATTACAAGGCCGCCGACATGGTGCCGTCCCGGGGCATCTGGACCCAGAAGACCCCGGTCAACTGGAAGTCGGTGCGCGACGTCGACAATGAAGGCTATCACGTCGCCATGGCGCATCCCGCCCTGCAGGACCTCTATGGCGCGACCTATTTCGACGAGCCCTTCATCAATGGCGTGTCGCGCTCCTTCGCCACCTACAACCCGCATGCCGGCCGCCGCTGGAGCGTCAGGAACTACGTCAAGATCGCGCCCGAGCCGACACACCTGCCCGAACACCTGAAGAAGGCCTGGGTCTATTACGGTATCTTCCCCAACGCCGTCCTCTCGGTGATGCCGGAATCGGTGCAGTTCTATCAGGAATTCCCGCTGTCGACGGGGGAGACCCTGCTGCGCGGCGCCATCTACCGCTACCGCGACGAAAGCCGTGAGCAGGCCGCCGCCCGCTACCTGTCCTTCCGCATCGACCGCGACACCATGTCGGAAGACGTGCAGCTTTCGGTGTGGTCGAACGAATCCATGCTGTCCGAAGCCTTCGGCGGATTCTATCTCTCCGACCTCGAATATGGCGTGCGCACCCACCACGACCATCTGCGCAAGATGCTGCCGGTGCTCGGCCTGGAGACCGCGCCGGAGGAGAAGGACATGTGGAATTTGAACGACGCGCTGAGGTCGAGGGGTAAAGCCGCCAATCTCCCCCCTTGA
- a CDS encoding ABC transporter permease — MRARRFLPGGWLSAYAVLYVVFLYLPVIFLPIFSINTAPTPKFPLTGYTLKWYEDLPNTPALLDAAWNSLIVGISASVLATVLGILAARSITRYRYPGRRTINGLIMAPLVLPEVIVAISMLLVILQLGLSLSLFTVVLGHVLICIPYSMTVLTSGFEGFDRSLEEASADLGESAFGTFRRVTLPMVAPAIISSLLVCFTISLDEFIIAFFLTGTEATLPIYIWGQLRFASKLPGVLALGTLLLVASFLLMTVAEILRRRAARRTQNEGGLYA, encoded by the coding sequence ATGAGGGCGCGCCGCTTCCTGCCGGGCGGCTGGCTGTCGGCCTATGCGGTCCTCTATGTCGTCTTCCTCTATCTGCCGGTCATCTTCCTGCCGATCTTCTCGATCAACACCGCCCCGACGCCGAAATTCCCGCTCACCGGCTATACGCTCAAATGGTACGAGGACCTGCCCAACACGCCGGCCTTGCTCGACGCCGCCTGGAACAGCCTGATCGTCGGCATCTCCGCCTCGGTTCTCGCCACCGTGCTCGGCATTCTCGCCGCCCGGTCGATCACTCGCTACCGCTACCCCGGCCGCCGCACCATCAACGGCCTGATCATGGCGCCGCTGGTGCTGCCCGAGGTGATCGTCGCCATCTCCATGCTGCTGGTGATACTGCAACTGGGCCTCAGCCTGTCGCTGTTCACCGTCGTGCTCGGCCACGTGCTGATCTGTATTCCCTATTCGATGACGGTGCTGACCTCCGGCTTCGAGGGCTTCGACCGCAGTCTCGAGGAAGCCTCGGCCGATCTCGGCGAAAGCGCGTTCGGCACCTTCCGGCGGGTGACGCTGCCGATGGTGGCGCCGGCGATCATCTCCAGCCTGCTGGTCTGCTTCACCATCTCGCTGGACGAGTTCATCATCGCTTTCTTCCTGACAGGCACCGAAGCGACGCTGCCGATCTATATCTGGGGCCAGTTGCGTTTCGCATCGAAACTGCCCGGCGTGCTGGCGCTGGGCACGCTGCTTCTGGTCGCCTCTTTCCTTTTGATGACCGTCGCCGAAATCCTGCGCCGCCGCGCGGCCAGACGCACCCAGAACGAGGGAGGCCTCTATGCCTGA
- a CDS encoding sensor histidine kinase, with product MTAEPAGTGTQGDRQGAAMAAVRVVRRLREAGDWQREMDGILATLCHAMDCQRGILFRLRELPGQGFAQSVAAYWIDSDFGGELASPTVIMQSIVNSDPLLERLAEDERQGKIFAGHTRNLEGFLRGDFEKQGIKSFLSVSVFAHGHLWGTLAINDCVEEREWTDEEEATLHIIALAIGDAIERSPSDAHASEVIRRTMLQASLDAIVVIDETGSIIEFNPAAEKMFGFLRSDILGKDLLDTIVPIYYRKGYSSGAEYMSGRGAPMVGQRLETVTQNAAGEVFPIELTATEMRVADRRLIFGSIRDLRDKLRAEEEINRQREKLHQNEKMAAMGSLLAGVSHELNNPLAVVVAQSTLLHEFAPDPQTKIRAEKVRAAAERCGRIVKSFLSMVRLHPAAQAETDLNQVIRAALEVTAYGARSSGIIIDTDFAPGPLLAMADADHVTQVAANFLINSQHALAGIAGDRLIKVRTFRGDQGNPGFSVEDNGPGIPEAIRDRIFESYFTTKPVGVGTGIGLSISKSIIERHNGNVRFEEVLPRGARFVVQLPAISAGIAAAGETQPRSSGLRHALIIDDEPDVAGSLSDILELMGIKSRVAPVWETGAATLSGHMPPDIVFSDLRMPGISGIAIYRELLAERPDLARRFVLVTGDLIGAKAEIEALPAQQRPQILEKPFSTLDVRSVLSSIAEQAALKG from the coding sequence ATGACCGCTGAACCAGCAGGCACGGGTACACAGGGAGACCGGCAGGGCGCGGCGATGGCGGCCGTGCGTGTCGTGCGCCGATTGCGCGAGGCCGGCGACTGGCAACGCGAGATGGACGGCATCCTGGCGACGCTGTGCCACGCCATGGATTGCCAGCGCGGCATTCTGTTCCGCTTGCGCGAACTGCCCGGTCAGGGGTTCGCCCAGTCGGTCGCCGCCTACTGGATCGACTCCGATTTCGGCGGCGAACTGGCCTCACCGACAGTCATCATGCAGTCGATCGTCAACTCCGATCCGCTGCTGGAGCGGCTGGCCGAGGATGAGCGGCAAGGCAAGATCTTTGCCGGCCATACGCGCAATCTCGAAGGCTTCCTGAGAGGCGATTTCGAGAAGCAGGGCATCAAGTCGTTCCTGTCGGTATCCGTCTTCGCGCACGGCCATCTATGGGGCACGTTGGCGATCAATGATTGCGTCGAGGAGCGCGAATGGACCGACGAGGAAGAAGCGACGCTGCATATCATCGCGCTCGCCATTGGCGATGCCATCGAACGCTCGCCCTCCGACGCCCATGCCAGCGAGGTCATTCGCCGCACGATGCTGCAGGCCTCGCTCGATGCCATCGTCGTTATCGACGAGACCGGCTCGATCATCGAATTCAATCCCGCGGCGGAAAAGATGTTCGGCTTCCTGCGCAGCGACATCCTCGGCAAGGATCTGCTCGATACCATCGTGCCGATCTACTACCGCAAGGGCTATTCCTCGGGAGCCGAGTACATGTCCGGCCGCGGCGCGCCGATGGTCGGCCAGCGGCTGGAAACGGTGACGCAGAACGCCGCCGGGGAAGTGTTCCCGATCGAACTGACGGCCACCGAGATGCGGGTCGCCGACCGCCGCCTGATCTTCGGCTCGATCCGCGACCTGCGCGACAAGCTGCGCGCCGAGGAAGAGATCAACCGGCAGCGCGAAAAACTGCACCAGAACGAAAAGATGGCGGCGATGGGCTCGCTGCTGGCGGGTGTCTCGCACGAGCTCAACAACCCGCTGGCCGTGGTCGTCGCCCAGTCGACGCTGCTGCATGAATTCGCGCCCGATCCGCAGACCAAGATCCGCGCCGAGAAAGTACGTGCCGCCGCCGAGCGCTGCGGCCGCATCGTCAAGAGCTTCCTGTCGATGGTCCGCCTCCATCCCGCGGCACAGGCTGAGACCGATCTCAACCAGGTGATCCGCGCCGCCCTCGAGGTAACCGCCTATGGCGCCCGCTCCAGCGGTATCATCATCGACACCGATTTCGCGCCGGGTCCGCTGCTGGCCATGGCCGATGCCGACCACGTGACGCAGGTGGCGGCCAATTTCCTGATCAACAGCCAGCATGCTTTGGCCGGCATTGCCGGCGATCGGCTGATCAAGGTGCGCACATTCCGCGGCGATCAGGGCAATCCCGGCTTTTCGGTCGAGGACAACGGACCCGGCATTCCCGAAGCGATCCGCGACCGCATTTTCGAATCCTATTTCACCACCAAGCCGGTCGGCGTCGGCACCGGTATCGGCCTGTCGATCTCGAAATCGATCATCGAGCGGCACAATGGCAATGTCAGGTTCGAGGAGGTACTGCCCAGAGGCGCGCGTTTCGTCGTCCAGTTGCCGGCCATCTCCGCGGGCATCGCCGCCGCCGGCGAAACCCAGCCGCGCTCGAGCGGCCTGCGTCATGCCCTGATCATCGATGACGAACCTGATGTCGCCGGCTCGCTGTCCGACATTCTCGAGTTGATGGGCATCAAGTCGCGGGTTGCGCCCGTCTGGGAGACGGGCGCCGCCACCTTGAGCGGCCACATGCCGCCGGACATCGTCTTTTCGGACCTGCGCATGCCTGGCATCAGCGGCATCGCCATTTACCGAGAATTGCTGGCTGAACGGCCTGACCTCGCGCGGCGCTTCGTGCTGGTCACCGGCGACCTGATCGGCGCGAAGGCGGAAATCGAGGCCTTGCCGGCGCAGCAGCGGCCGCAGATCCTGGAAAAGCCATTCAGCACGCTGGATGTGCGAAGCGTGCTTTCGAGTATCGCCGAGCAGGCGGCATTGAAAGGCTGA
- a CDS encoding ABC transporter permease — MTVAAEGSPPLRMTWARRNALLQSEPVQGFALISPTFLYALVLLVLPILVVIAHSFWTQHYLTIDRTFTLENYRVTLTEPIYRDLLWRSLYISLTVSLSTVVLAYPIAYCISFHGGRHKSLWLFLITIPFWTSYLLRVMSWKVILGYNGVLNSGLMGLGIIDEPSTALLYNSNAVIITLTHAWAAFAILPIFVSLEKVDRTLVEAATDLGDGPLRSFLRVTLPLSAPGVISAALIVMIPTVGDYVTPKLVGGKDGVMIANAIQAQFGKAANWPLGAALSVTTMVIVTLMAGATVLIIHALQRLAR, encoded by the coding sequence ATGACAGTGGCCGCGGAAGGCTCGCCCCCGTTACGCATGACGTGGGCCAGACGAAATGCCCTTCTGCAATCCGAGCCCGTACAGGGTTTTGCCCTGATCAGCCCGACCTTTCTTTACGCGCTCGTCCTGCTCGTCCTGCCGATCCTGGTGGTCATCGCCCATTCCTTCTGGACGCAGCACTACCTGACCATCGACCGCACCTTCACGCTGGAAAACTACCGCGTCACGCTGACCGAACCGATCTACCGCGATCTGTTGTGGCGCTCGCTTTACATCTCGCTGACGGTCAGCCTCTCCACCGTCGTCTTGGCCTACCCGATCGCCTACTGCATTTCCTTCCATGGCGGCCGCCACAAGAGCCTGTGGCTGTTCCTCATCACCATCCCGTTCTGGACCAGCTATCTCCTGCGCGTCATGTCGTGGAAGGTCATCCTCGGCTATAACGGCGTCTTGAATTCCGGTCTGATGGGCCTCGGCATCATCGACGAGCCGTCCACGGCCCTGCTCTACAATTCGAACGCCGTCATCATCACGCTGACCCATGCCTGGGCCGCCTTCGCCATCCTGCCGATCTTCGTGTCGCTGGAAAAGGTTGATCGCACACTGGTCGAGGCGGCCACCGACCTTGGTGACGGTCCCTTGCGTTCGTTCCTGCGCGTGACCTTGCCGCTGTCGGCGCCGGGCGTCATCTCGGCGGCGCTGATCGTCATGATCCCGACCGTCGGCGACTATGTCACGCCGAAACTCGTCGGCGGCAAGGACGGCGTCATGATCGCCAACGCCATCCAGGCGCAGTTCGGCAAGGCGGCCAACTGGCCGCTGGGCGCGGCCCTTTCCGTCACCACCATGGTGATCGTCACCCTGATGGCGGGCGCCACCGTGCTGATTATCCACGCCCTGCAGAGGCTGGCGCGATGA
- a CDS encoding aminotransferase gives MAAVRDLKATEMAAPGCDDAVGLAKRHLIQPWPYAGSVGAEARALIGEGDGIYITDSAGKRLIDGPAGMWCVNVGHRREELARVMYDQAMALSYNTPWYTMNAPSAELAMRIAGHAPGDLSHVFYTTGGSSAVETALRFMQFYNNVRGRPEKKLILSRGGAYHGSTYLSASLNGRPRDRDWMDGADELVIKLSSPDPFRRPQGMSLAAFTDFLVDQFRNTVARVGADKIGAFVGEPVQASGGVVVPPDGYLKRIREICRDNDILYVSDEVVTGFGRLGHVFASGDVFGIDPDMITFAKGVTSGYFPLGGVIISERLLEELRRSNHPDALFGHGLTYTSHAVGCAVALKNLDLLEEGVLAHTRDVSPYFQARLKTLEELPLVGEVRGMGLMGCVECVADRESKDPLQLDKDVGKRIDAHCHELGLLVRPLINMCVMSPPLVITREQIDDMVGILREGISRTMDDLRREGVWRG, from the coding sequence ATGGCGGCGGTGCGGGATCTGAAGGCGACCGAGATGGCAGCGCCCGGGTGTGACGATGCCGTCGGCCTGGCCAAGCGCCATCTCATTCAGCCCTGGCCCTACGCTGGTTCCGTCGGCGCCGAAGCGCGCGCGCTGATCGGCGAGGGCGATGGCATCTACATCACCGACAGCGCCGGCAAGCGGCTGATCGACGGGCCGGCCGGCATGTGGTGCGTCAATGTCGGCCACCGCCGCGAGGAACTGGCCAGGGTGATGTACGACCAGGCGATGGCGCTGTCCTACAACACGCCCTGGTACACGATGAACGCGCCGTCGGCGGAACTTGCCATGCGCATCGCCGGCCACGCGCCCGGCGATCTCAGCCACGTCTTCTACACCACTGGCGGCTCTTCGGCTGTGGAGACGGCGCTGCGCTTCATGCAGTTCTACAACAATGTGCGCGGCCGGCCGGAAAAGAAGCTGATCCTCAGCCGGGGCGGCGCCTATCATGGCTCGACCTATCTCTCGGCCTCGCTCAACGGCCGCCCGCGCGACCGCGACTGGATGGACGGCGCCGACGAGCTGGTGATCAAGCTGTCCTCGCCCGATCCGTTCCGCCGTCCGCAAGGCATGAGTCTTGCCGCCTTCACGGATTTCCTCGTCGACCAGTTCCGCAACACCGTCGCCCGCGTCGGCGCCGACAAGATCGGCGCTTTTGTCGGCGAGCCGGTGCAGGCCTCCGGCGGTGTCGTGGTGCCGCCCGACGGCTATCTCAAGCGCATCCGCGAGATCTGCCGCGACAATGACATCCTCTATGTCTCCGACGAGGTGGTGACGGGCTTTGGCCGGCTTGGCCATGTCTTCGCCTCGGGTGACGTCTTTGGCATCGATCCCGACATGATCACCTTCGCCAAGGGCGTCACCTCAGGCTATTTCCCGCTCGGCGGCGTCATCATCTCGGAACGGCTGCTGGAAGAATTGCGCCGCTCGAACCATCCCGACGCATTGTTCGGCCATGGGCTGACCTATACCAGCCATGCCGTCGGCTGCGCCGTGGCGCTGAAGAACCTCGATCTGCTGGAAGAAGGCGTGCTGGCGCATACGCGAGACGTCTCGCCTTATTTCCAGGCTCGGCTGAAGACATTGGAGGAATTGCCGCTGGTCGGCGAGGTGCGCGGCATGGGGCTGATGGGCTGCGTCGAATGCGTGGCCGACCGCGAAAGCAAGGACCCGCTGCAGCTCGACAAGGACGTTGGCAAGCGCATCGACGCCCATTGCCACGAGCTCGGCCTGCTGGTGCGGCCGCTGATCAACATGTGCGTGATGTCGCCGCCGCTGGTCATCACCCGCGAGCAGATCGACGACATGGTCGGCATCCTGCGCGAAGGCATTTCGCGGACCATGGATGATTTGCGCAGAGAAGGTGTATGGCGGGGGTGA
- a CDS encoding ABC transporter ATP-binding protein: MIEIRNVTRSYGAFKALDDASLTIREGEFFSLLGPSGCGKTTLLRMIAGFDNPTSGSIVVGGQPMEGIPANRRPTNMVFQSYAIFPHLDVEQNVAYGLKRLKLQGGEEKRRVEEALAQVSLTGLGKRRATELSGGQRQRVALARALVMRPKVLLLDEPLSALDKKLREQMQVELRRLQQAVGITFVLVTHDQYEALAMSDRIAVMFGGRIAQVASPKEIYQRPVNRQVADFLGGMNFVKAEIVEENSASLVVDTLGFGRVKTDKPKAFVRNGGGATLGIRPERLRVLWDNATAKFEVAGKVVERHYFGEITHLIVEVPGLEKPLSVTETNDFGADDIPVGTSIRLAYDPEALVAMAD, translated from the coding sequence ATGATCGAGATTCGCAACGTCACCCGCAGCTATGGCGCGTTCAAGGCGCTGGACGACGCCTCCCTGACTATCCGGGAAGGCGAATTCTTCTCGCTGCTCGGCCCGTCCGGCTGCGGCAAGACCACGCTGCTGCGCATGATCGCCGGCTTCGACAATCCGACCAGCGGTTCGATCGTGGTCGGCGGCCAGCCTATGGAAGGCATCCCGGCCAATCGCCGGCCGACCAACATGGTGTTCCAGAGCTATGCGATCTTTCCGCACCTCGATGTCGAGCAGAACGTCGCCTATGGGCTGAAGCGGCTGAAGCTGCAGGGCGGTGAGGAGAAACGCCGCGTCGAGGAGGCGCTGGCGCAGGTATCGCTGACGGGCCTCGGCAAGCGGCGCGCGACCGAGCTTTCCGGCGGCCAGCGGCAACGCGTGGCGCTGGCCCGCGCGCTGGTGATGCGGCCCAAGGTGCTGCTGCTCGATGAACCGCTGTCGGCACTCGACAAGAAGCTGCGCGAGCAGATGCAGGTCGAACTGCGCCGCCTGCAGCAGGCGGTCGGCATCACCTTCGTGCTGGTCACCCACGACCAGTATGAGGCGCTCGCCATGTCGGACCGCATCGCGGTGATGTTCGGCGGCAGGATCGCCCAGGTCGCGTCGCCCAAGGAGATCTACCAGCGCCCGGTCAACCGCCAGGTCGCCGACTTCCTCGGCGGCATGAATTTCGTCAAGGCCGAGATCGTCGAGGAGAACAGTGCCTCGCTGGTTGTCGACACGCTGGGCTTCGGCCGCGTCAAGACCGACAAGCCGAAGGCCTTCGTGCGCAATGGCGGCGGCGCCACGCTCGGCATCCGGCCGGAGCGGCTGCGCGTTCTGTGGGACAATGCGACGGCAAAGTTCGAAGTCGCCGGCAAGGTGGTGGAGCGCCATTATTTCGGCGAGATCACCCATCTCATCGTCGAGGTACCAGGCCTGGAAAAGCCGCTGTCGGTGACCGAGACCAACGATTTCGGCGCCGACGACATTCCGGTCGGCACCTCGATCCGCCTCGCCTACGATCCCGAGGCCCTGGTGGCGATGGCGGACTGA
- a CDS encoding response regulator transcription factor: MAARAVIALVSVADVVATELADHLERRGHDVRQARQPWEVESLLAGKGIDVVVVGDSLSQAEGRDLLRRHGGEDGPDFILICRPADLVDKVLALELGAADVVESPLNVRELAARVGGLLSRRGRGTQELIVLENATVDLRSAIVMHRSGAEEQLSPGQVALLRLFLASPRKVLTRDDIIAAAPAENADAFDRSIDSRIVRLRRKLDTETITTIRGAGYRFDPPRQFAD; encoded by the coding sequence ATGGCCGCACGAGCCGTCATCGCGCTTGTTTCCGTCGCCGACGTGGTCGCGACCGAGCTTGCCGACCATCTTGAGCGGCGGGGCCATGATGTGCGTCAGGCGCGGCAGCCCTGGGAGGTGGAATCGCTGCTGGCGGGCAAGGGCATCGATGTCGTCGTCGTCGGTGACAGTCTCAGTCAGGCGGAAGGGCGGGATCTGCTCAGGCGCCATGGGGGTGAGGATGGGCCGGATTTCATCCTGATCTGCCGGCCGGCCGATCTCGTCGACAAGGTACTGGCGCTCGAACTTGGCGCCGCCGACGTCGTCGAAAGCCCGCTCAATGTGAGGGAACTCGCAGCCCGTGTCGGCGGCCTGCTTTCGCGACGCGGCAGGGGCACCCAGGAACTGATCGTGCTGGAGAATGCGACCGTCGATCTGCGATCGGCGATCGTCATGCACCGCTCCGGTGCCGAGGAACAGCTTTCGCCCGGTCAGGTGGCGCTGCTCAGGCTGTTCCTTGCGAGCCCCCGCAAGGTGCTGACGCGTGACGACATCATCGCCGCCGCACCGGCCGAGAATGCCGACGCCTTCGATCGTTCGATCGATTCGCGCATTGTGCGGCTGCGCCGCAAGCTCGACACCGAGACCATCACCACCATACGCGGTGCAGGCTACCGGTTCGATCCGCCACGGCAATTCGCCGACTGA